One segment of Variovorax paradoxus DNA contains the following:
- a CDS encoding SLAC1 anion channel family protein: MRTPLPAPRRSRQPGATINTIATPSRTGSPRQASVRHLPVNLFASVMGISGLATAWRQATHQFGASPLVEGAIGAVAVGIFILLCLAYGAKVLRHPDAVQGEFRHPIAGNFFGTVTIAILLISSVVAPVSALASQVLWTIGAATTIALSFTIVSRLLRGKVDAGHAVPAWLIPGVATLDITVAGGTMPMAWAHELNLFAMAVGTTMALLFFTMIMSRLIHHHEKLASEMVPSMMILIAPFEVGFLAYTHFFQRVDTFAAMLFYFGLFVFLALVFKIFRRSIPFAAGWWALSFPIAALCNAALRYAEHVHNAALTALAVALLAFLSVLIAVLTYRTLHLLASGRLLAPK; this comes from the coding sequence ATGCGCACGCCCTTGCCGGCGCCGCGGCGTTCGCGTCAACCAGGAGCCACCATCAACACCATCGCCACGCCGAGCCGGACGGGCAGCCCGCGGCAGGCATCCGTCCGGCACCTTCCGGTCAATCTCTTCGCCTCCGTCATGGGCATCTCGGGCCTCGCCACGGCGTGGCGCCAGGCCACCCACCAGTTCGGCGCAAGCCCGCTGGTGGAAGGTGCGATCGGCGCGGTCGCGGTCGGCATCTTCATCCTGCTGTGCCTGGCCTACGGCGCCAAGGTTTTGCGCCATCCGGATGCGGTCCAGGGAGAGTTCCGGCATCCGATTGCCGGCAACTTCTTCGGCACGGTGACCATCGCCATCCTGCTGATCTCCTCCGTCGTGGCGCCGGTCAGCGCGCTGGCCTCGCAGGTGCTCTGGACCATCGGCGCGGCGACGACGATCGCGCTGTCCTTCACGATCGTCAGCCGGCTGCTGCGGGGCAAGGTCGATGCCGGGCACGCGGTGCCGGCCTGGCTCATTCCCGGCGTGGCCACGCTCGACATCACGGTCGCCGGCGGCACCATGCCGATGGCCTGGGCGCACGAGCTCAACCTGTTCGCGATGGCGGTAGGCACCACGATGGCGCTGCTCTTCTTCACGATGATCATGTCGCGGCTGATCCATCACCACGAGAAGCTCGCCAGCGAGATGGTGCCGTCGATGATGATCCTGATCGCGCCCTTCGAGGTGGGCTTTCTCGCCTACACGCACTTCTTCCAGCGCGTCGACACCTTCGCGGCGATGCTCTTCTACTTCGGGCTGTTCGTCTTCCTCGCGCTGGTCTTCAAGATCTTCAGGCGAAGCATTCCGTTCGCCGCCGGCTGGTGGGCCCTGAGCTTCCCGATCGCCGCGCTGTGCAACGCCGCATTGCGCTATGCCGAGCATGTGCACAACGCGGCGTTGACGGCACTCGCCGTGGCGCTGCTCGCCTTCCTCAGCGTGCTCATCGCCGTGCTGACGTACCGCACGCTCCACCTGCTCGCGAGCGGCAGGCTTCTCGCGCCGAAGTGA